Below is a window of Drosophila miranda strain MSH22 chromosome 3, D.miranda_PacBio2.1, whole genome shotgun sequence DNA.
TTGCGATTGTGTAACGTAATCCCCTCGTGTTGGTTTTCTTCGAAAATCTGCTGTAAATGTATGCAAATAAGTACAGTTGGGCTTTAATTTGTGCGAGTCCCACAAACTTTTGACGGGTGTGACCTAACCATTCAAGTTTTTCCGGGAAAGTTTTCAATTGCGGCAAAggaaaacaaagaaaaatcTGCGGGGATTGCTGTAAGCTAACTATTTTTGACCAGTATTACTACGAAATATGCTATATACCAGAGCTTGTACTACAACCACAATCTATTCGTGGAATATCGTTCGTCAAAGATCTTGAAGAGCTGCACTCCATTCAATTAAAAGCGCAAATGTCTTACTCAGCCTTATCTATCACACGCCACGATTATATTTTTGTGTGTCATAAAAATTGATTGCAAAAAGTCGCTGCGATCCGCGGCGATAAGTCAAAGATAACCCACAGGCACAGAAAATACCAATTGGCCGGCGATGGGCAATCGAAAGGCAACGAAGAAATTGACGACAATAAAAACACTATAAATGGGGGGAAGTATTATTTCTAAAAATCAAAACAattgttaataaataatatttaattCAATGAAATCTTCAGGCAATCATGCGGATGAGTCAGGGTCAAAATATCACCCATTTGGCATGCCTCAAAGGCAGATAAGATTTCTTACAATCCCACTTCAATGGTCATTCGAGATACGGGCACTTGTCAGGGAATCGGCTCTAATCTAGGGAAACATCTTGAAATTACTTGCCCTAGAACAGTGTAACCTGGTAATACCCAGGGTATACCGTATTCTGAAACGAGTCTTTTCGTCTGTTTTTCCTGATAGACCTCTGGAACTGGACGAGCTTTGGAAACACAATTAGTTCTGTGGCAGCATAGGGACCTAAAAGTTGCCCTGAATCCTCTTTGGTAGCCTGTGCCCTTATCGTTCTGATGTTGCGGTATTTCTTAGTCGAAATATACACCAGAGAACTCTTGGCTATCTCGTTATCAGTGGCTGTGGGGGGGGGATAGCATGGAGTGGGTGGGCTGGCGGACAGGGAACATGGTCTCAAGTGGCGCAAACAATTGTGCATTTTGGTGTGGTGTTTTCGAAATCCAATTGCCGTTCAGTTTCAGTTCTATTCGGTTTAGCAAAGGTGTTGAATGTTCCACTGTCCAATTAGAAATATGCTGCCATTTTGGTCTGGAGTGATTGCCTGTCTGTTGGCTATCCTGGTCGTCCCTCAGGCCTGTGCCTGGGAGTCGCCAGAGCTGCGGAATGCGGCAGAACCGCCCCAGTGCTACAGCTGCGAGGGCATCAACTGTCTGAGGACAACAAAGCAGAATGTGACCATCGGCTGCGCAGATCGACTGGACATTTGTGTGACCATCTACGAGGACTGTAAGTCTCCAGCGGACAGCCCTCAGCCCTCAGCGGTTCCAGGTCTAAAACCATCTCTTCCATAGTTGCCGTCAGCGAGAGAGGCTGTCTGTCGCAGATCTCCCTGGAAGGACAGGCCAAGTGCCAGGCTAGGAGTCCGGAGTGCCACAAATGCAGCGGAGAACTGTGCAACAATCAGGGACGAAGCGACTTCAAGTGCATTCAGTGCAGCGGATCTACTGTGGGTCTCTCCTAAGCCACCTTTCAAAGTGCTCTACTCTACTGCtatactctctctctcctcccttCAGTCGTCCACCTGCAACGAGGGAGCCGCCTCCACACTGAAGTCCTCACAGTGCGGTCTTCCGACCTCCAGCAATTCATACTGCTATGTCAAGGTCGTGGGCGAGAACCTTCAGCGCGGCTGTGCCACGTCCCTGAAGGAGCAGAAGAGCTGCCTGGAGAGCCGAGATTGCTCGCTCTGCCTCCCGGGGAACTCCCTCGAATCCGTGGCCTGCAACACGTTCGACTTGGCCTACGCCAAGTCGAGTGCAGGTCTGGGTCAAAGGGTAGCAGGCCTGAGCTTGGCCCTCATAGGCCTGCTGGCCCTTCTTTTGTTCAACTAGTATTTTGCCAAATCCAAATAAATGCCAATTAATCAGTCACCCCATACGTGTTTTTCTCCTTCTCCTGTCAAAATATTCCATTAATCTATCATGGGGGTAGCATGTGGTGATTGTGGTGGGAATGGAATCTCCCTGCGAAAAAATGGCTGCACATACAATGAGGGTCAGTCGAATAGCAACCGTTTGCAGTGGAATTCGCCCCTTTGAGGTTTTACTTTTGTGTGTTTTCAATAAGAAAAGGTCGTATTGGACATTCAAAAGTGAAGAAATGTTTTAGAAGCCTTTTTTCAGGGTACAGGCCCTAAAACGAACTCCTTTTAAGATGTCTAAGGCCCCAGACTGATGGATCCTTCAACCATCCATTGGCATACGCCTGCCCAATTCCCAAATCCTCTCTTGTCGGAGGACGAGGTGCGACTAGTTCCTCGTTGGTGCTCTACTCGATTGTGTTTCTTTATTATCTACCTGCCCCAACCGTAAGCTTCAAAATTTTCCTATTCCTTGAAACCCACAATCTCGAGACCTGATAGAGTACCATCGGACATCTATCATGTGCTGTACCTATTCCACTGTCCCGGGCTGTCGGCTCTTCACAGAGCACATTCGAGTGGCTCGGCCATttacacacactcgcacactcgATGTGCTCGAGTGCCCTCCAGTTGGCCGTTTGGAGTGGCTGGCGGTATAAAAGCCGAGCGCTTTGGCCGATTGCCCAACATTTGAGGCACCAGAATGAAAGAAACAGCAATCCTGATTACGCTGGCGGTTGTCTGCCTGGCGGGCTGCGCGGCAGGAAACATTGTCCTCACATGCCACAGCTGCGATGGCGCCGAGTGCCAGAGCAGCTTTCTCCAGAAGGAGCAGGCCTGCGCGGACTCCCTGGACTACTGTGAGACCATCTTCAATGAAGGTGAGTGGAAGATTTCCTCCCCTTCGGTGCAGAATATAATCCTTGAACCCATGGACTATTACAGCCCAGGTCCTGTACAAGGGCTGCTCTCTGGAGATCCCTAGCTCGTTGCGAGCACGCAGCGCCGATCCCCAATCCTCCCACAAGTGCAACACAAATCGCTGCAATACTTTGGGCTCGGCAAAGTATGCCTGCATCCAGTGCGACTCCAGCAAGGTAAACATGGAGTATTACGCCCCTCAATATCCTTTTTAATCTCGTGGCTCTCTGAAGGACTCCAATTGTGCTGAGAATGCCGACACCTTGCAGGCCACTCGCTGTGCCGCTCCGACTGCCCCCAACTCTTACTGCTACGTGAAGTCCTCGGGCAGCACGACCCAGCGCGGCTGCTCCACCACGGAGATCGACCAGCAGAGCTGCCTGGGGGATGCCAACTGCCTTCTGTGCTCCCCGGGCGACATCCGGAACTGCAATGCCGTCAACATTTCCGCAGCATCCAGCGCTGGCAATCGTTTCACTCGCTCTCTAAGATAACTTCCCGATTAAATatgcattttttttgttaaattaAAGAGATTTAAATAAAGTCTATATCAAATTTCTAGTAGAGCAACCAGAGTCGGTAGATTCTTGCATACGATTCTTAAACGTATCTATATTTTTGGGACAATAATTTCTTAACTTTTTGACTATTCTGAGGCTCAACCGGTAGGGGTATGGAATACAAAAAACATGGAGCTCTTAAAAGCAAATCACAGACCTTTTATAAATAGGGTAACCGAGATTACAGAGTCGGATGATTCGGTAGCTTCTTGCATACGATTCTTAAAAGTATCTGTATTTTTGGGACAAGAATGTCTTAACTTTTTGACTATTTTGAGGCTCAACCGGTATGGGTATGGAATACAAAAGAGATGGAGCTCTTAAAAGCAAATCACAGACCTtttataaatagtgtaaccgAGATTACAGAGTCGGATGATCTGATCGATGATTTTTTTAAATACAAGGAATATACGAATATTTGTCAAATATCGTTGTATATTTGGTGGTAGTGATCTATGTTTA
It encodes the following:
- the LOC108158240 gene encoding uncharacterized protein LOC108158240 codes for the protein MFHCPIRNMLPFWSGVIACLLAILVVPQACAWESPELRNAAEPPQCYSCEGINCLRTTKQNVTIGCADRLDICVTIYEDFAVSERGCLSQISLEGQAKCQARSPECHKCSGELCNNQGRSDFKCIQCSGSTSSTCNEGAASTLKSSQCGLPTSSNSYCYVKVVGENLQRGCATSLKEQKSCLESRDCSLCLPGNSLESVACNTFDLAYAKSSAGLGQRVAGLSLALIGLLALLLFN
- the LOC108158264 gene encoding uncharacterized protein LOC108158264 encodes the protein MKETAILITLAVVCLAGCAAGNIVLTCHSCDGAECQSSFLQKEQACADSLDYCETIFNEAQVLYKGCSLEIPSSLRARSADPQSSHKCNTNRCNTLGSAKYACIQCDSSKDSNCAENADTLQATRCAAPTAPNSYCYVKSSGSTTQRGCSTTEIDQQSCLGDANCLLCSPGDIRNCNAVNISAASSAGNRFTRSLR